In Gossypium arboreum isolate Shixiya-1 chromosome 6, ASM2569848v2, whole genome shotgun sequence, the following are encoded in one genomic region:
- the LOC108485459 gene encoding gibberellin 3-beta-dioxygenase 1-like, which yields MPSRLSDAIIRPHPDFTSLQELPESYAWNQRDDIDYPSFDSSAESVPIIDLNDPNALQSIGHACRTWGVFQVINHGVSTTLLDMVESTSRTLFSLPVNQKLKAARSPDGVSGYGFARISSFFSKLMWSEGFTIVGSPDEHFRQLWPHDYTNHCDVIKEYKQEMKKLAGRLMCLMLGSLGITAKQDIKWAGPKSDFKEASAALQLNYYPACPDPDRAMGLAAHTDSTLLTILYQNSTSGLQVLKEGVGWIKVPPVPDGLVINVGDLMHILSNGSYPSVLHRAMVNRTRHRLSIAYLYGPPSSVKISPHPKLVGPTHPPLYRPITWNEYLDTKAKYFNKALSWVRVCVPLNGLVDVNEHNNSVKVG from the exons ATGCCTTCGAGACTCTCCGATGCCATTATCAGACCTCATCCTGATTTCACTTCCCTTCAAGAACTACCTGAGTCCTACGCATGGAACCAACGCGACGATATTGACTACCCTTCCTTCGACTCCTCAGCCGAATCCGTGCCGATTATTGATCTTAATGACCCTAATGCTCTCCAAAGTATTGGCCATGCATGTAGAACTTGGGGTGTTTTCCAAGTCATCAACCATGGTGTCTCCACTACTCTACTTGACATGGTTGAATCCACCAGTCGAACCCTTTTTTCTTTACCAGTTAACCAAAAACTGAAAGCTGCTCGATCACCTGATGGTGTCTCTGGTTATGGTTTTGCAAGgatttcttcttttttctctaAGCTTATGTGGTCTGAAGGTTTCACTATTGTTGGTTCACCCGATGAACATTTTCGTCAACTTTGGCCCCATGATTACACCAATCACTG TGATGTGATTAAAGAATACAAGCAAGAAATGAAGAAGCTAGCAGGGAGATTGATGTGTTTGATGTTGGGTTCATTAGGGATAACAGCCAAACAAGATATCAAATGGGCTGGCCCAAAAAGTGATTTCAAAGAAGCTTCAGCTGCTTTACAATTGAATTATTACCCAGCTTGTCCCGACCCAGACCGAGCTATGGGCCTCGCCGCGCATACCGACTCCACCCTCCTTACCATCCTTTACCAAAACAGCACTAGTGGGTTACAAGTACTAAAAGAAGGAGTAGGGTGGATCAAAGTCCCTCCGGTACCGGACGGGCTCGTGATAAATGTAGGTGACCTCATGCATATTTTATCCAATGGCTCCTACCCCAGTGTCCTTCATCGTGCCATGGTGAACCGGACCCGTCACCGGTTATCGATAGCCTATTTATATGGACCACCATCAAGTGTCAAAATATCACCCCATCCTAAACTAGTAGGCCCGACTCACCCACCCCTTTACCGACCAATTACTTGGAATGAATACCTAGACACCAAAGCAAAGTATTTCAACAAAGCACTCTCATGGGTTCGTGTTTGTGTCCCTCTAAATGGATTGGTTGATGTAAATGAACACAATAATAGCGTAAAAGTTGGCTAA